From one Vespula vulgaris chromosome 25, iyVesVulg1.1, whole genome shotgun sequence genomic stretch:
- the LOC127072321 gene encoding SH3 and multiple ankyrin repeat domains protein 2 isoform X6, which translates to MEAGPNQQSQQQQQQQQQQQLQQQQQAQQGSQQQSAANVCSGQSQLASSQIAIASGQSQGHTQQDTSGIAVSEAGPVEEGVLLARVHVPELYVSKCLQFPKDQLVWDVKQQCLASLPKELKESFNYGLFCPPVNGKAGKFLDEERRLGDYPFNGPVGYLELKYKRRVYKMLHLDEKQLKAMHTRTNLRRLLDYVANSQVEKIAKMCSKGLDPNFHCQETGETPLTLATSLKKPSKVIIALVNGGALLDYRTKEGLTAMHRAVERNSLEAVKTLLELGASPNYKDTKGLTPLYYSVINKTDPMLCETLLHDHATIGAQDLQGWQEVHQACRNNLVQHLDHLLFYGADMNARNASGNTPLHVCAVNNNDSSCIRQLLFRGAQKDSLNYANQTPYQVAVIAGNMELAEVIKNYQLEEVVPFKGPPRYNPKRRSMAFGGTSMMSTSCSASNLGTLTRIPSTEQHAAGGSNTGSLTRTISVEQYSSTGNSLTRVPSADQYVTTTTTATTTTASLNRVSSADQQYVKSGGITVEQYTTGTLVRVPSSSSSSSSSSSSSSSSSSSSSSTSSSSSTTAEQQQQLQQQQNQQQNDLTTLTRINHPPSTESSTTTPILVVAPVNTTVVNRVPSIEATRNDIQRIPSEQQQQQQQQQQQQQQLQLQQQQQQQHQQQQTSQSSQILQHHRNHHHHHHHHHHHHVATIRTTEQQNRHNSEYQSPNSLRDPNARLPMENYQNIRMEGLTRLQEHRLELQHRLDIHRTMEMPPSPSPSSRSLAPFSSASSSLSEGSNQPSGEDSASIVTDKSLGDTASDVISDSSGVGTSQSDTTNSLSIPGTTVVCVESYNSGILGHLTINQGDILEVTGATDCGLLEGVLRGQGTGLFPAHCVQEVRLRHTNIPLGPQPTRDGRNRVLGRRESQHKYFATAPRLKKPVTSEPRTVVLHRSRKGFGFVLRGAKATSPLMELTPSARYPALQYLDDVDQGGVADLAGLRKGDFLIQINEEDVTTASHEHVVDLIRKSGELVRMTVVSPVISLPNSQSAAALPTSQPIQRQYATLPRKGNNNVPIGGTLGRSPAPMPPRRDPKTTLSVGRARARSMVAGLEGGGERDDRDEITSTGAKSSSAESIHLPQQPSTGPNTGQNTPVQPRTASIRSRPTSSRITAAELEELFQRQQGSNSGQYSSSMMSSHFQTGQSTKSHPSSPAKTGRVYASVAEMKRKGKSNSRVRFFGGLGGGSDLHRDFHSTPDLNIQAQSSILVPKGHRSQEDVNAVNGRNGLPPPNHPPPPPPVGQVVKVNVGANVPDVVTPASVYDNMAHIQQVKELAAATTEGGYGVMSSFRPSNSAKLYASPEDMKTVGYRSRSLPAHATRSHVRKSHSLRAPNNTTFKPTSVGQQQSTGNATGNSTGNGTSINLSNTNNNQYAQPLKTNRSHSTAGIRERKKKVIGTSSSVTNLSSLTNTNGNANGNNNNNNNNNNNNNNNNGCGGGGGGGGGGGGGGGGGGAGVGSGSVVVVGNGGGPVVPSSAPPIPEPDYSLSESENDDEAEEDTDEEVESDIAKELEKAAARDKLESTRETSGNSNASGSSSSGSSSLPHSFSVEEIQKVRTQLKSSKSHPNDFLLQQTQQSLAEDGDNSSSGVSSDQDVPVGPPMGFDDTTTVRNHPNDINQQHAGGTLLSVGNNDKESGSNSKRTGYGGSGMLTRHAVSLAQLPPPIEADSEDQNNDLFVPPPPEFNAGGPSAAAAAAVAAAAAAAAAAAAAAAATAAANTSNVANADELVFAPPPQFSDNKQQQQQQQQTQQNRVKIIGAIPKVTGNQVKASAGRLHSQ; encoded by the exons CTGAAGTACAAAAGGCGTGTCTACAAGATGCTACATCTCGATGAGAAGCAGCTGAAGGCGATGCACACGCGTACCAATCTACGAAGGTTGTTAGACTACGTAGCTAATAGTCAAGTCGAGAAAATAGCTAAGATGTGCAGCAAAGGCCTGGATCCGAATTTTCATTGCCAGGAGACAGGAG AGACGCCATTGACATTAGCGACGAGTTTAAAAAAACCATCGAAAGTGATCATAGCCTTGGTTAATGGTGGTGCCCTGTTAGATTATCGTACGAAAGAAGGTTTAACGGCAATGCACCGTGCCGTTGAAAGAAATAGTTTAGAGGCTGTTAAAACTTTATTGGAATTAGGAGCTAGCCCTAATTACAAGGATACCAAGGGTCTGACGCCACTTTATTACAGCGTTATCAACAAAACAGATCCGATGCTTTGCGAGACATTATTGCACGATCATGCTACTATTGGGGCACAGGATTTACAAGGGTGGCAAGAAGTTCATCAG gcTTGCCGAAATAATCTGGTCCAACATCTCGACCATTTACTATTTTATGGTGCCGACATGAACGCACGTAACGCGTCTGGTAACACCCCGTTACATGTCTGCGCTGTTAACAACAATGATTCCTCCTGCATACGTCAGTTATTGTTCAGGGGCGCACAAAAGGACAGCCTGAATTATGCGAATCAGACACCTTATCAAGTTGCTGTTATCGCTGGTAACATGGAACTAGCAGAGGTCATCAAGAATTATCAGCTCGAGGAAGTTG TACCATTTAAAGGGCCACCTCGGTACAACCCAAAACGACGATCAATGGCATTCGGTGGAACGTCAATGATGTCAACGAGCTGTTCAGCTAGCAATCTGGGGACCCTGACTAGGATACCATCAACGGAACAACATGCCGCTGGTGGATCTAATACTGGTAGCTTAACACGTACGATATCAGTGGAACAATACTCGAGTACTGGTAACAGTTTAACAAGAGTACCATCAGCTGATCAATACGTAACTACAACAACAAcggcaacaacaacaacggcTAGTCTAAACAGAGTATCTTCTGCGGATCAACAATATGTTAAAAGTGGTGGTATAACAGTTGAGCAATATACAACTGGTACACTTGTTAGAGTACCATCATCCTCatcatcttcctcttcctcttcttcctcttcttcttcttcttcgtcatcgtcgtcgtctacTTCGTCATCTTCTTCTACAACAGccgaacaacaacaacaactacaacaacaacaaaatcaACAACAAAACGATCTTACTACCTTGACCAGAATAAATCATCCTCCGTCCACGGaatcatcaacaacaacacCGATCCTAGTTGTTGCACCAGTAAATACAACTGTTGTCAATCGAGTACCGTCCATCGAAGCTACCAGAAATGATATACAAAGAATACCGTccgaacaacaacaacaacaacaacaacaacaacaacaacaacaacagctaCAGctacaacagcaacaacagcaacaacatcaACAGCAACAAACGTCGCAATCCTCGCAAATTTTACAACATCATcgtaatcatcatcatcatcatcatcatcatcatcatcaccatgtAGCTACTATCAGAACGACTGAACAACAGAACCGGCATAACTCCGAGTACCAGAGTCCAAATTCACTGAGGGATCCAAACGCGAG ATTGCCGATGGAGAACTATCAGAACATAAGAATGGAGGGCCTGACGAGGCTGCAGGAACATCGGCTCGAGTTGCAACACCGTTTGGACATTCACAGGACAATGGAGATGCCACCATCACCGTCCCCCAGTAGCAGAAGTCTTGCACCTTTCAGCTCGGCTAGCTCGAGCCTATCAGAAGGCAGCAATCAACCGTCCGGTGAAGATTCTGCTAGCATTGTTACAG ACAAAAGTCTTGGAGATACAGCGTCCGACGTGATCAGTGATAGCTCAGGAGTTGGTACCTCGCAATCGGACACTACCAATTCATTATCGATACCCGGAACTACTGTCGTCTGTGTTGAAAGCTATAACAGTGGGATACTTGGACATTTGACGATTAATCAAGGAGATATTCTTGAAG TTACCGGTGCTACAGATTGTGGTTTACTCGAAGGAGTATTACGTGGCCAAGGTACAGGATTATTTCCAGCACATTGCGTTCAGGAAGTTAGACTACGTCATACCAATATCCCATTGGGTCCGCAACCAACCAGAGATGGAAGAAATAGGGTACTTGGTCGTAGAGAGTCCCAACACAAATATTTCGCTACCGCGCCAAGATTGAAGAAAcc AGTTACTTCTGAGCCGCGTACGGTAGTCCTACATCGTTCGAGGAAAGGTTTTGGTTTTGTTTTACGTGGTGCCAAAGCTACGTCACCGTTGATGGAACTGACACCATCAGCGAGATATCCTGCTCTGCAATATCTCGATGATGTTGATCAAGGTGGTGTAGCCGATCTTGCTGGTCTCCGTAAAGGAGATTTTCTTATCCAA ATCAACGAAGAGGATGTGACAACAGCATCTCACGAGCACGTTGTCGATCTGATCAGAAAGTCGGGCGAGTTGGTACGAATGACAGTTGTCTCGCCAGTGATCAGCCTTCCAAATTCTCAATCGGCAGCCGCATTGCCGACTAGTCAACCTATTCAAAGACAGTATGCAACATTGCCGCGTAAAGGTAACAACAATGTGCCAATTGGTGGAACTTTAGGTAGATCACCAGCACCAATGCCACCGCGTAGAGATCCAAAAACAACGTTGAGCGTGGGCCGTGCTAGAGCGAGATCTATGGTCGCTGGATTAG AAGGCGGTGGGGAACGTGATGACAGGGACGAGATCACATCGACCGGAGCTAAATCTAGCAGTGCGGAATCCATTCATTTACCTCAGCAACCATCTACCGGGCCAAACACAGGTCAAAACACACCTGTGCAACCAAGAACAGCCAGTATTAGATCGAGGCCAACATCTAGTAGAATAACAGCCGCTGAACTCGAG GAATTATTTCAACGACAGCAAGGTAGCAACAGCGGCCAATACAGTTCATCGATGATGAGCTCGCACTTTCAAACTGGTCAATCTACCAAGTCACATCCTTCCTCGCCAGCTAAAACTGGCAGGGTCTATGCTAGCGTAGctgaaatgaaacgaaaaggaaaa TCGAACTCGAGAGTACGTTTCTTCGGTGGCTTGGGTGGCGGTTCCGATCTCCACAGAGATTTCCATAGTACACCTGACCTGAACATACAAGCACAATCGTCTATCTTGGTTCCAAAGGGTCATAGAAGTCAAGAGGACGTTAATGCGGTGAACGGTAGAAATGGATTGCCACCGCCTAATCACcccccaccaccaccaccggtTGGTCAAGTTGTTAAAGTGAACGTTGGGGCTAATGTCCCTGACGTCGTTACGCCAGCTTCTGTTTACGATAACATGGCACATATCCAACAAGTCAAAG AATTAGCAGCAGCTACGACGGAGGGTGGTTACGGCGTTATGTCAAGTTTTCGACCGTCGAACAGCGCAAAATTGTACGCCTCGCCAGAAGACATGAAAACCGTTGGCTACCGATCAAGAAGTTTACCAGCCCACGCTACAAGATCACACGTTAGAAAATCTCACAGTCTTCGTGCGCCCAACAACACGACGTTCAAGCCAACATCGGTTGGACAACAACAGAGTACCGGTAACGCTACGGGAAATAGTACTGGCAATGGTAcatctatcaatctatctaaTACCAATAACAATCAATACGCACAACCATTGAAGACTAACAGGAGCCACAGTACAGCCGGTattagagaaaggaaaaagaaagtgatcGGTACGAGTTCCTCCGTGACAAATTTATCATCGCTAACTAATACCAATGGCAATGCCAATggtaacaataacaacaacaataataataacaataataataataataataacggatgcggtggaggaggtggaggaggaggaggaggaggaggaggaggaggaggtggaggagctGGTGTTGGTAGTGGTAGTGTCGTTGTTGTTGGTAATGGCGGTGGTCCTGTTGTGCCGTCATCAGCACCACCAATACCAGAACCAGATTACAGTCTCTCGGAATCAGAAAACGATGACGAAGCTGAAGAAGATACAGACGAGGAAGTCGAATCTGACATAGCTAAGGAATTAGAAAAGGCTGCGGCACGTGATAAATTGGAATCGACTCGTGAAACCTCTGGTAATTCGAACGCATCCGGTTCGAGTTCATCCGGCTCAAGTTCTTTGCCGCATTCGTTCAGCGTCGAGGAAATACAAAAAGTGAGGACCCAATTGAAATCGTCGAAGAGTCATCCAAACGATTTTCTATTGCAACAAACTCAACAGTCTTTAGCCGAGGACGGTGACAACAGTTCGAGCGGAGTTAGCTCTGATCAGGATGTACCGGTAGGTCCTCCAATGGGATTCGACGATACTACGACTGTTAGGAATCATCCTAACGATATTAATCAACAACATGCTGGTGGTACATTGTTATCAGTTGGTAACAATGATAAAGAATCTGGAAGTAACTCGAAGCGTACCGGTTATGGGGGTAGTGGTATGTTAACCAGGCATGCTGTTAGCCTTGCGCAATTACCACCACCCATTGAGGCAGATTCTGAAGATCAAAACAATGATTTATTCGTACCACCACCTCCAGAATTTAACGCTGGTGGACCCTCAgctgccgctgctgctgctgttgctgctgctgcggcTGCAGCGGCCGCTGCTGCTgcagctgctgctgctactgctgccgCCAACACCTCTAACGTTGCCAATGCGGACGAACTGGTTTTTGCTCCGCCACCACAATTTTCTGACAAcaaacaacagcaacaacagcaacaacagacCCAACAAAATCGTGTCAAGATTATTGGGGCTATTCCTAAAGTAACTGGGAACCAAGTTAAAGCTTCGGCCGGACGATTACATAGTCAATGA
- the LOC127072321 gene encoding SH3 and multiple ankyrin repeat domains protein 2 isoform X2 — translation MEAGPNQQSQQQQQQQQQQQLQQQQQAQQGSQQQSAANVCSGQSQLASSQIAIASGQSQGHTQQDTSGIAVSEAGPVEEGVLLARVHVPELYVSKCLQFPKDQLVWDVKQQCLASLPKVATWYRELKESFNYGLFCPPVNGKAGKFLDEERRLGDYPFNGPVGYLELKYKRRVYKMLHLDEKQLKAMHTRTNLRRLLDYVANSQVEKIAKMCSKGLDPNFHCQETGETPLTLATSLKKPSKVIIALVNGGALLDYRTKEGLTAMHRAVERNSLEAVKTLLELGASPNYKDTKGLTPLYYSVINKTDPMLCETLLHDHATIGAQDLQGWQEVHQACRNNLVQHLDHLLFYGADMNARNASGNTPLHVCAVNNNDSSCIRQLLFRGAQKDSLNYANQTPYQVAVIAGNMELAEVIKNYQLEEVVPFKGPPRYNPKRRSMAFGGTSMMSTSCSASNLGTLTRIPSTEQHAAGGSNTGSLTRTISVEQYSSTGNSLTRVPSADQYVTTTTTATTTTASLNRVSSADQQYVKSGGITVEQYTTGTLVRVPSSSSSSSSSSSSSSSSSSSSSSTSSSSSTTAEQQQQLQQQQNQQQNDLTTLTRINHPPSTESSTTTPILVVAPVNTTVVNRVPSIEATRNDIQRIPSEQQQQQQQQQQQQQQLQLQQQQQQQHQQQQTSQSSQILQHHRNHHHHHHHHHHHHVATIRTTEQQNRHNSEYQSPNSLRDPNARLPMENYQNIRMEGLTRLQEHRLELQHRLDIHRTMEMPPSPSPSSRSLAPFSSASSSLSEGSNQPSGEDSASIVTDKSLGDTASDVISDSSGVGTSQSDTTNSLSIPGTTVVCVESYNSGILGHLTINQGDILEVTGATDCGLLEGVLRGQGTGLFPAHCVQEVRLRHTNIPLGPQPTRDGRNRVLGRRESQHKYFATAPRLKKPVTSEPRTVVLHRSRKGFGFVLRGAKATSPLMELTPSARYPALQYLDDVDQGGVADLAGLRKGDFLIQINEEDVTTASHEHVVDLIRKSGELVRMTVVSPVISLPNSQSAAALPTSQPIQRQYATLPRKGNNNVPIGGTLGRSPAPMPPRRDPKTTLSVGRARARSMVAGLVEGGGERDDRDEITSTGAKSSSAESIHLPQQPSTGPNTGQNTPVQPRTASIRSRPTSSRITAAELEELFQRQQGSNSGQYSSSMMSSHFQTGQSTKSHPSSPAKTGRVYASVAEMKRKGKSNSRVRFFGGLGGGSDLHRDFHSTPDLNIQAQSSILVPKGHRSQEDVNAVNGRNGLPPPNHPPPPPPVGQVVKVNVGANVPDVVTPASVYDNMAHIQQVKELAAATTEGGYGVMSSFRPSNSAKLYASPEDMKTVGYRSRSLPAHATRSHVRKSHSLRAPNNTTFKPTSVGQQQSTGNATGNSTGNGTSINLSNTNNNQYAQPLKTNRSHSTAGIRERKKKVIGTSSSVTNLSSLTNTNGNANGNNNNNNNNNNNNNNNNGCGGGGGGGGGGGGGGGGGGAGVGSGSVVVVGNGGGPVVPSSAPPIPEPDYSLSESENDDEAEEDTDEEVESDIAKELEKAAARDKLESTRETSGNSNASGSSSSGSSSLPHSFSVEEIQKVRTQLKSSKSHPNDFLLQQTQQSLAEDGDNSSSGVSSDQDVPVGPPMGFDDTTTVRNHPNDINQQHAGGTLLSVGNNDKESGSNSKRTGYGGSGMLTRHAVSLAQLPPPIEADSEDQNNDLFVPPPPEFNAGGPSAAAAAAVAAAAAAAAAAAAAAAATAAANTSNVANADELVFAPPPQFSDNKQQQQQQQQTQQNRVKIIGAIPKVTGNQVKASAGRLHSQ, via the exons CTGAAGTACAAAAGGCGTGTCTACAAGATGCTACATCTCGATGAGAAGCAGCTGAAGGCGATGCACACGCGTACCAATCTACGAAGGTTGTTAGACTACGTAGCTAATAGTCAAGTCGAGAAAATAGCTAAGATGTGCAGCAAAGGCCTGGATCCGAATTTTCATTGCCAGGAGACAGGAG AGACGCCATTGACATTAGCGACGAGTTTAAAAAAACCATCGAAAGTGATCATAGCCTTGGTTAATGGTGGTGCCCTGTTAGATTATCGTACGAAAGAAGGTTTAACGGCAATGCACCGTGCCGTTGAAAGAAATAGTTTAGAGGCTGTTAAAACTTTATTGGAATTAGGAGCTAGCCCTAATTACAAGGATACCAAGGGTCTGACGCCACTTTATTACAGCGTTATCAACAAAACAGATCCGATGCTTTGCGAGACATTATTGCACGATCATGCTACTATTGGGGCACAGGATTTACAAGGGTGGCAAGAAGTTCATCAG gcTTGCCGAAATAATCTGGTCCAACATCTCGACCATTTACTATTTTATGGTGCCGACATGAACGCACGTAACGCGTCTGGTAACACCCCGTTACATGTCTGCGCTGTTAACAACAATGATTCCTCCTGCATACGTCAGTTATTGTTCAGGGGCGCACAAAAGGACAGCCTGAATTATGCGAATCAGACACCTTATCAAGTTGCTGTTATCGCTGGTAACATGGAACTAGCAGAGGTCATCAAGAATTATCAGCTCGAGGAAGTTG TACCATTTAAAGGGCCACCTCGGTACAACCCAAAACGACGATCAATGGCATTCGGTGGAACGTCAATGATGTCAACGAGCTGTTCAGCTAGCAATCTGGGGACCCTGACTAGGATACCATCAACGGAACAACATGCCGCTGGTGGATCTAATACTGGTAGCTTAACACGTACGATATCAGTGGAACAATACTCGAGTACTGGTAACAGTTTAACAAGAGTACCATCAGCTGATCAATACGTAACTACAACAACAAcggcaacaacaacaacggcTAGTCTAAACAGAGTATCTTCTGCGGATCAACAATATGTTAAAAGTGGTGGTATAACAGTTGAGCAATATACAACTGGTACACTTGTTAGAGTACCATCATCCTCatcatcttcctcttcctcttcttcctcttcttcttcttcttcgtcatcgtcgtcgtctacTTCGTCATCTTCTTCTACAACAGccgaacaacaacaacaactacaacaacaacaaaatcaACAACAAAACGATCTTACTACCTTGACCAGAATAAATCATCCTCCGTCCACGGaatcatcaacaacaacacCGATCCTAGTTGTTGCACCAGTAAATACAACTGTTGTCAATCGAGTACCGTCCATCGAAGCTACCAGAAATGATATACAAAGAATACCGTccgaacaacaacaacaacaacaacaacaacaacaacaacaacaacagctaCAGctacaacagcaacaacagcaacaacatcaACAGCAACAAACGTCGCAATCCTCGCAAATTTTACAACATCATcgtaatcatcatcatcatcatcatcatcatcatcatcaccatgtAGCTACTATCAGAACGACTGAACAACAGAACCGGCATAACTCCGAGTACCAGAGTCCAAATTCACTGAGGGATCCAAACGCGAG ATTGCCGATGGAGAACTATCAGAACATAAGAATGGAGGGCCTGACGAGGCTGCAGGAACATCGGCTCGAGTTGCAACACCGTTTGGACATTCACAGGACAATGGAGATGCCACCATCACCGTCCCCCAGTAGCAGAAGTCTTGCACCTTTCAGCTCGGCTAGCTCGAGCCTATCAGAAGGCAGCAATCAACCGTCCGGTGAAGATTCTGCTAGCATTGTTACAG ACAAAAGTCTTGGAGATACAGCGTCCGACGTGATCAGTGATAGCTCAGGAGTTGGTACCTCGCAATCGGACACTACCAATTCATTATCGATACCCGGAACTACTGTCGTCTGTGTTGAAAGCTATAACAGTGGGATACTTGGACATTTGACGATTAATCAAGGAGATATTCTTGAAG TTACCGGTGCTACAGATTGTGGTTTACTCGAAGGAGTATTACGTGGCCAAGGTACAGGATTATTTCCAGCACATTGCGTTCAGGAAGTTAGACTACGTCATACCAATATCCCATTGGGTCCGCAACCAACCAGAGATGGAAGAAATAGGGTACTTGGTCGTAGAGAGTCCCAACACAAATATTTCGCTACCGCGCCAAGATTGAAGAAAcc AGTTACTTCTGAGCCGCGTACGGTAGTCCTACATCGTTCGAGGAAAGGTTTTGGTTTTGTTTTACGTGGTGCCAAAGCTACGTCACCGTTGATGGAACTGACACCATCAGCGAGATATCCTGCTCTGCAATATCTCGATGATGTTGATCAAGGTGGTGTAGCCGATCTTGCTGGTCTCCGTAAAGGAGATTTTCTTATCCAA ATCAACGAAGAGGATGTGACAACAGCATCTCACGAGCACGTTGTCGATCTGATCAGAAAGTCGGGCGAGTTGGTACGAATGACAGTTGTCTCGCCAGTGATCAGCCTTCCAAATTCTCAATCGGCAGCCGCATTGCCGACTAGTCAACCTATTCAAAGACAGTATGCAACATTGCCGCGTAAAGGTAACAACAATGTGCCAATTGGTGGAACTTTAGGTAGATCACCAGCACCAATGCCACCGCGTAGAGATCCAAAAACAACGTTGAGCGTGGGCCGTGCTAGAGCGAGATCTATGGTCGCTGGATTAG TAGAAGGCGGTGGGGAACGTGATGACAGGGACGAGATCACATCGACCGGAGCTAAATCTAGCAGTGCGGAATCCATTCATTTACCTCAGCAACCATCTACCGGGCCAAACACAGGTCAAAACACACCTGTGCAACCAAGAACAGCCAGTATTAGATCGAGGCCAACATCTAGTAGAATAACAGCCGCTGAACTCGAG GAATTATTTCAACGACAGCAAGGTAGCAACAGCGGCCAATACAGTTCATCGATGATGAGCTCGCACTTTCAAACTGGTCAATCTACCAAGTCACATCCTTCCTCGCCAGCTAAAACTGGCAGGGTCTATGCTAGCGTAGctgaaatgaaacgaaaaggaaaa TCGAACTCGAGAGTACGTTTCTTCGGTGGCTTGGGTGGCGGTTCCGATCTCCACAGAGATTTCCATAGTACACCTGACCTGAACATACAAGCACAATCGTCTATCTTGGTTCCAAAGGGTCATAGAAGTCAAGAGGACGTTAATGCGGTGAACGGTAGAAATGGATTGCCACCGCCTAATCACcccccaccaccaccaccggtTGGTCAAGTTGTTAAAGTGAACGTTGGGGCTAATGTCCCTGACGTCGTTACGCCAGCTTCTGTTTACGATAACATGGCACATATCCAACAAGTCAAAG AATTAGCAGCAGCTACGACGGAGGGTGGTTACGGCGTTATGTCAAGTTTTCGACCGTCGAACAGCGCAAAATTGTACGCCTCGCCAGAAGACATGAAAACCGTTGGCTACCGATCAAGAAGTTTACCAGCCCACGCTACAAGATCACACGTTAGAAAATCTCACAGTCTTCGTGCGCCCAACAACACGACGTTCAAGCCAACATCGGTTGGACAACAACAGAGTACCGGTAACGCTACGGGAAATAGTACTGGCAATGGTAcatctatcaatctatctaaTACCAATAACAATCAATACGCACAACCATTGAAGACTAACAGGAGCCACAGTACAGCCGGTattagagaaaggaaaaagaaagtgatcGGTACGAGTTCCTCCGTGACAAATTTATCATCGCTAACTAATACCAATGGCAATGCCAATggtaacaataacaacaacaataataataacaataataataataataataacggatgcggtggaggaggtggaggaggaggaggaggaggaggaggaggaggaggtggaggagctGGTGTTGGTAGTGGTAGTGTCGTTGTTGTTGGTAATGGCGGTGGTCCTGTTGTGCCGTCATCAGCACCACCAATACCAGAACCAGATTACAGTCTCTCGGAATCAGAAAACGATGACGAAGCTGAAGAAGATACAGACGAGGAAGTCGAATCTGACATAGCTAAGGAATTAGAAAAGGCTGCGGCACGTGATAAATTGGAATCGACTCGTGAAACCTCTGGTAATTCGAACGCATCCGGTTCGAGTTCATCCGGCTCAAGTTCTTTGCCGCATTCGTTCAGCGTCGAGGAAATACAAAAAGTGAGGACCCAATTGAAATCGTCGAAGAGTCATCCAAACGATTTTCTATTGCAACAAACTCAACAGTCTTTAGCCGAGGACGGTGACAACAGTTCGAGCGGAGTTAGCTCTGATCAGGATGTACCGGTAGGTCCTCCAATGGGATTCGACGATACTACGACTGTTAGGAATCATCCTAACGATATTAATCAACAACATGCTGGTGGTACATTGTTATCAGTTGGTAACAATGATAAAGAATCTGGAAGTAACTCGAAGCGTACCGGTTATGGGGGTAGTGGTATGTTAACCAGGCATGCTGTTAGCCTTGCGCAATTACCACCACCCATTGAGGCAGATTCTGAAGATCAAAACAATGATTTATTCGTACCACCACCTCCAGAATTTAACGCTGGTGGACCCTCAgctgccgctgctgctgctgttgctgctgctgcggcTGCAGCGGCCGCTGCTGCTgcagctgctgctgctactgctgccgCCAACACCTCTAACGTTGCCAATGCGGACGAACTGGTTTTTGCTCCGCCACCACAATTTTCTGACAAcaaacaacagcaacaacagcaacaacagacCCAACAAAATCGTGTCAAGATTATTGGGGCTATTCCTAAAGTAACTGGGAACCAAGTTAAAGCTTCGGCCGGACGATTACATAGTCAATGA